The Pan paniscus chromosome 12, NHGRI_mPanPan1-v2.0_pri, whole genome shotgun sequence genome window below encodes:
- the LOC100970388 gene encoding small ribosomal subunit protein eS21-like produces MAFSAHAQCGSSRCGFEMQNDTGEFIGLYMPWKWSNSNCIIDAKDHKSIQMNGSKVDKVAGRFNHQFKTYAICRAIRRMGKSHDCILQLTKTDGLY; encoded by the coding sequence ATGGCTTTCTCTGCTCACGCACAGTGTGGCAGCAGCAGGTGCGGCTTTGAGATGCAGAATGACACTGGTGAGTTCATAGGCCTGTACATGCCATGGAAATGGTCCAATAGCAACTGCATCATCGATGCCAAGGACCACAAATCCATCCAGATGAACGGGTCCAAAGTTGACAAGGTAGCAGGCAGGTTTAACCACCAGTTTAAAACCTATGCTATCTGCAGGGCCATTCGCAGGATGGGTAAGTCACATGACTGCATTCTCCAATTGACCAAGACCGACGGATTGTATTAA